The genomic DNA ATGTCCGCAGACGTGGCAAGCATCATCGCCGGTTGCGGCGAAAGCAGCGACGGGGCGGCAGCCATCGCAAGACACGGCACCCCCAGAAGCACCGAAAGTACACACGGCAGAATGCGTCGATTCATGATGGTTCTCCTTACAAAGTTGCGCCGCATCCCAGCGGCGACGCCCTTCCGTGGGCGCGGGAATAAGCTTTGGGTTTGCCGGGAGAAAAATATGCCGGGGCCATTGCTTTCCTGGAGTGGGATGCCGCCGAAGCCCGCTCTACGCCCCGAACTACCTGCTCTACCTCATGCTCTAACCGCCTCCTGAACATTTGCCGCTCCTGCACCGGTTATCATGTCGCGGTTTTTTTGGAGAATCCCTCATGGCGCAGCAGTACCCGGAATGGATCTGGCAGAACGGCTCGATCAAGCCGTGGCAGGAAGCCACTACCCACGTAATGGCGCACGCGCTGCATTACGGCTCCTCGGTATTTGAAGGCATTCGCAGCTATGCGACGCCCGACGGCGCGGCGATTTTCCGCCTGACCGACCATCTCAAGCGCCTGTACCAGTCGGCCAAGATCTATGACATGGCGCTCCCGTACAGCCAGGACGAACTGGCCGCCGCCTGTCGCGACGTGGTCCGCAAGAACGGCCTGAACGCCGCCTACCTGCGGCCGGTGGCCTACCGAGGCCTGGGGGGCTTCGGCCTTTCGGCCGAAACCCCGATCGACGTGGCCGTGGCGGCCTGGCCGATGGGCCCCTATCTCGGGCCGGAGGCACTGGAATCAGGTATCGACGCCTGCGTGTCCAGCTGGCAGCGTTTTGCGCCCAATACCATTCCGGCCGGCGCCAAGGCCGGCGGCAATTACCTTTCCGGGCAACTGATCGCCCGCGAAGCACGCCGCCTCGGCTTTGGCGAGGGCATCGCCCTGGCCTCGAGCGGCCTGTTGAGCGAAGGTGCGGGCGAGAACCTGTTCCTGGTATTCGATGGCGTGCTCCACACCACGCCGGCCAGCGCATCGATTCTTGCCGGCATTACGCGCGACACCTTGAAGACGCTCGCCCGCGAAGATGGCATTGAAGTCGTCGAGCGTGATATCCCGCGCGAATATCTGTACTTGTGCGATGAATTGCTGATGTGCGGCACGGCGGCGGAAATCACCCCGATCCGCTCGGTCGATGGCAAGCAGATCGGCAGCGGCAAGGCCGGCCGCGTGACGCGCCGTTTGCAGGAGCTGTTCTTTGGTTTGTTCAGCGGCAAGACCAGCGACCAGTGGGGTTGGCTGGAGCCGTTGTAAGTTGCGGAGGTCGACGGGTTGGCGACAATCCGCCGACTTTGCAGGAGCGACTTCAGGAAAGCTCGAATAACCTCCTAGTCGTCATTCCGACGCAGGCCGGAAGCGCTTTTCAACAGCGAAGCTGGTCATCCAGTGGCACCAGCATTGGGTTCTCGCGAAAGCCATAAATACGCTCGCGAAAATCGACAACCGAAGCCACTAGATCCCGGCCTACGCCGGGATGACGACAGGAAAAGTAGCGGTTATTCGAGGTTCCCTTCAGTCGCGACCCACGGTTACGTCACGGCCTGTCGCGACTAAAGTCGCTCCTACAAAGATTTCCGAGCATCGAACTAGCGAAACACGATGCTCGCGATCGCGCCATTCGCGTCGCTACGCGGACGCATCGAAACATCCCAGCCATAGAGTTCGCACAAGCGACGCACGATGGCCAGGCCAAGACCTGCACCGCTGCCGCCGGCACCTTCGCCGCGCACACCACGCTGGAACAGACGTTCCGCATCTTCGGGCTTGATGCCCGGACCGGTATCGATCACTTCGATCTTGTTGTCGCCTACTTCCACACGCACCGAACCTTCCAGCGTGTACTTGATCGCATTGCCGATCAGGTTGGTCAGCGCCACCGAAAGTACGGATGCCGGTGCATTCACGCTAACCGTACCGCGCTCGACCAGGTCGATGGTCAGCGGCTTGTCGCGCATCTGCGGTCGTTGGCTTTCGATCACGTCCGAAGCGACCTTGGCCACTTCGGTGGTCTCACCACGCGTCGGCCCGCGGCGCTCGGCGCGCGAAAGCAGCAACAGGGCTTCGATCAGCTCGGTCGCCTGACGCGACGCACGCTCGATGCGCTTCAGGCGCTCGCGCAACTTGTCGGTCAGATCGGGTGAGCCCTGCAGCAATTCGGTAGTACTGGCGATGACCGCCAAGGGTGTGCGCAATTCATGGCTGACGTCTGAATTGAATTCGCGGTCGCGCTCGACCATTGCGGTAAGGCGATTAGCGTATTCATCCAGCGCCAGTGCCAGCTCACCCACTTCGTCGTCGGCAAAATGCGGTGCCAGCGGCTCGGCCTTGCCGTTCTTGCGAAAGTCGCGCAGACGGCGTGCGAGTTCGGTCACCGGCTTCAGTACCTTGCGCGAAAGCCACAGGCCCAATGCCAACGAAAGCAGACCAAACAGGAAAACCGCACCGACAACACTGATGATCAGCTGCTGCTTGCCCAGCTCATCGCGAGAAACGTCGTACTGAATGAAATTGATGACGCCGTCCTTGCGTCGCACCGCCAGCTTGTAATGATGCAGGCGACCGTCCGGGCCCGGCTCATAGATGTCATGTACACCCGTATCGAGGGTTTGCCAGGACAAAGGCGCCTTGTAGATCGTGCGATCGCTCCACGAATACGCCTTCACTATGTTGAATGAAGGCGCACGATCCGGATGATCGACGACCTGCTGATTAAGGTGATCGACTTCCTCTTGCAGGCTTGTGGTGATCAGCTGATCTTCCACCCGCGTACGGATGTCCAGAGACGCCAAAGCAAACAACGCGCTGAGGCCGAAGCCGAACAGCGCGAAGCTCAATATGAGTCGAAAACGAAGCTTACGCCTGGACTGCATCCGGCTCGACCATCCGATACCCGATGCCGTGCCGCGTGTGGATCAGCGGCTTGTCGAACGGCTTGTCGATCGCGGCGCGCAATCCATGGATATGCACGCGCAACGAATCGCTGTCGGGAAGCTCTTCGCCCCAGACGCGCTGTTCCAGATCCTGGCGGGTAACCACCGAGGGGCTGGCTTCCATCAACGCCTGCAGCAGTTTCAGGCCGATCGGGTTGAGCTGGATCGACTTGCCTTCACGCGTGACGGTGAGGGTGTCGAGGTTGTAGGTCAGGTCGCCGACCTTGAGCACGCGACTTTGCGGACCCTTGCCGCGACGCGCCAGCACCTCCAGGCGCGCGGACAGCTCCTGCAACGCGAACGGCTTGGTCATGTAGTCGTCGGCACCGGATTCGAAACCGGTCAGCTTCTGCTCCAGCGCATCGCGCGCGGTAAGCATCAGCACCGGGGTCTGCTTATGCGCTTCGTGGCGCAGTTTGCGGGCCACGTCCAGGCCGTCCATGCCCGGCAGGGTCAGGTCGAGCACAATCACGTCAAAATCGTGCACCACGGCCAGATGCAGCCCGGTGACGCCATCACCGGCGAAATCCACCGTATGGCCGCGATCTTCGAGGTAGTCCCCGATATTGGTCGCGATATCGCTATTGTCTTCGATGATCAGTACGCGCATGCGTCACTCCGCTACGCAGCCGGGCAAGTCCCGGCCGATGGCAGCAAGCTTAACAAATCGGGGAACGGGGAACGGGGAATGGGGCATACGTGGCGTTACGGCGTTCATACAGCCGCGCTCCACCCAAAGAAAAGGCCCAGATGCGTCGACATGAGAGCCGACTCACCTGGGCCCAAGCTACTGCCCCGATACCGTCATCTGCTGTCGCCGGACCAACACGATAGGAAGTGCCGAGCACGAGCAAATAAACAGTGGGTTCTTTATAGGCCCCAGTTGGTTACAAGGCAGTTAATTGGCACTAACCGGGCCGTTAACCGCCTTGGCTACCGGGCGCTTGGCCTGGGCATGCTGTTCCAGAAGCTGAATGATGTGCTGCGAGACGTTCACGCCGGTAGCCGCCTCGATGCCCTCCAGACCCGGCGAGGCATTCACCTCAAGGATCAGCGCGCCACGGTTCGAACGCAGCAGGTCGACGCCGGCGATTTCCAGCCCCAGCGCCGCGGCGGCCTTCACCGCGATGCGCTTCTCCTCGGCCGTCAGCACCGCAGCAACGGCCGTGCCGCCACGATGCAGGTTGGCGCGGAATTCACCCGGACTGGCGACGCGCTGCATGGCGGCGACCACCTTGCGACCGACGACGAAACAACGCAGGTCGCAACCCTTGGCCTCGCCAATGAACTCCTGCACCAGGAAGTTGGCGTACAGACCACGGAAGGCCTCGATCACGCTTTGCGATGCGCTGCGCTTTTCGGCCAGCACCACGCCGGTGCCCTGGCTGCCTTCATTGAGCTTGATCACGTGCGGCGGCTCGCCCAGCATGGCCAGCACGTCGGCGGTGTCGTCGGGGTTGTCGCCGAATACGGTGACCGGCATGTCCAGACCCTGCGCAGACAGAATCTGCAGACAGCGCAGCTTGTCGCGCGCACGCAGTACTGCATCGGAAGGGTTGGGCGTGTACACGCCCATCATTTCCAGCTGGCGTAGGACAGCCGTGCCATAGAACGTGCTCGACGTGCCGATGCGCGGAATGACCGCATCGATATCGCGCAGCGCCTTGCCCTTGTAACGAATCGCCACATCGCCCGGCGCGATGCGCACGTAGCAACGCAACGGGTCGAGCACCCGCACGACATGGCCTCGCTCGCGCGCCACCTCGACCAGTCGCTGGGTCGAATAAAGCCGCGCATTGCGGGAGAGGATGGCAATTTTCATGAAGCCTCCACCACCGCCGGCACCGGCCGCGGTTGGGTATAGGAAAGCGCCGGATCGACAGCGAAGCGACCCAGCAGGGCGGTACGTCCAAGCAACATGGGGAAAAGCATATGGCGTCGATCGGTCAGATTGATGTCGACGCTGAAACGCTGACCCGCCAGCATGACCTCGCTGCGGATAAACCAACGCTCCGTATGCCTGCCCCCGGTGTCTTTGACACGACGACGGTCGTGCGCCCGCGCCTCGCAGGGCACGGCAATGCGCTGGCGCGGTCCCGTGCCGACGACAAAGCGCAGCCAGGTCTCACCGTCGCGCTCGAAACTTTCCAGTGCGTCGACATGCAGCGAGCTGCTGCGCGCGCCGGTATCGAGTTTGACTTTGAGGGAGGCGATGCCGAGCTCCGGCAACGCAAGCCGCTCCCGCCAGCCGAGTGTGATTACGTCCGGTGTCATCGGTGCAGGTTCGGGGAAAGGTTGTTGAGCGTAGGTATGGAGCGGGTGAAGGGAACAAACCTTTCACCCTAAGCCCTTGCTGGCGTTGATGTATCCCGTCAGGGGGCCTAAAAAAACGGTACAAAAAACGATACCCAGAAAGCTTAGCATTGGTCGAGAGACAAACGCTATCGGAACCATCATTGGGCTCAGGGCAGATGGCAAGTTTCGACCAATCACAGTGACCACACTCCGATAGATAAATAAAAGATAAACGCCGCTTCAGAACACCCATCGCATCTAGCGAAGACGATCTCCTCGTCCAATGCCTATCCATTGTGGGTTCGAACGGGGGAGGTTCCTTGGCAAACGGGAAGCACGGTCAAGCGTGATGCACCTCGCAAAAGGAGACCGCCGTCTAGCTCGCTGAAACAGCCCCTACAGATGCCGCCCTTTCCGACCTGCGCAGGCCCCCAGGTTGGGCAGACTGTGTTTGCGCTATCCACCCAAACAAGAAGGCTCGCCATGAACATAAACATTGCTGACGTCATCGCACTGCTCGCGATTCTTACTGCACTCGTCAACCGGTTGACGAAATTCCTCAACAGCTTGAAGACGCTGACGGACTGCTTTCCCAAGCGCACTTGGACCAGGGTTGGTCTGCTGCTTCAAAAGGCGCATCGCAATGTTCGTGAGGAAGTCGCACAGTGGCCTGACTATCCCAATGTTAAAAAAACATTTGATGTATTCTTTACCGCATGGGGCTACGTCGCATCCTTCATTGCCGCAACTCTCTCCATCATCTTTTTCTTTGCCGCAGTAGCCGGTGACGGTGCGGATTGGAAGCGACTCATAGGTGGCCTGCTGGCCCTGCCCATCGCGGGTGTAGCTTGTGCCTACTTCAACATCGCGCAGGTGGATCGTTTCAAACTCCGCAGAACTAGTCGCGTTCTTTGGTAAGACTCGCTTATTTAAGAAGCCCCTCCCAAGCGGGGCTTCCTTTTTACGGAAGCCAATCGGCCGAGGTTATGATCTCCGCGAGATGAAATTGCACAAAAAAAGCGTAACAATCAAAATCAACGCAATCTCGAAGACACCGAATCACACCCCGAAGAGCCGCCCACATCCATGAGCAACGAACAACTCATCGAACGACTGCTATACAGCAGCGAGGGCGATGCGCTGGACTTCAAACTTAGACAGTATAAATTTGCGAGTGCGACAGAAGAGGAGAAATCAGAACTCCTTAAAGATATCCTGGCATTCGCGAATTCTTGGCGTGATAGTCCAGCTCACATCGTCATTGGCATCAGAGATGGCACTAAGGAGATCGATGGTCTAGACACTGACATTGATGAAGCAAGCGTCCAGCAATTCGTCAATGCAAAGGCAAACAAGCCGGTACGCTTCTCATACGACGTGGTCGATTTCAAAGGAAAGAGGATAGGCCTCTTTACCATCCATGTACAAGAGCGTCCATTTTACCTTGGAAAGCAGTATGGGAAATTGAAAGCGAATACGGTCTACGTTCGCAGAGGCTCATCTACGGTTGAAGCTGATCCAGATGAAATCGCGAAGATGGGGCGTTCCGCATCAAGTTCTTCCGCCCCTAAACTACGATTACGACTTATTAGCACAGGGCGTGAAGAGACAATATTCGATCAAATACTCTTCAATTATACGGAGTTCTTGGTAAATAGAAGCTCTCCTCTTCGCGACTATCATGGCAAAAATCCATCTACGCTCGCGTACCTTAGCCCAGGATCCAATAGCAATTACTATCGAGAGATGGCCGTCTATCTCCGAGAACGATACGGCCGAATAGGCTTTTACATCGAAATACATAATTCTGGCGACACGTTTGCAGATGATGTCCGAATTCAGTTGCATGCTCAATCATCTCAAGGGTTTGGGCTGAAGGGTACTGATGATTTTCGAGACAGACCACAAAGCAGCTCGCTCGCGGCTCAAATTAGAGCTATCCAGGGTCCAATGGTGCTCAAGAATCGCCCATTGAAAATTGAGTCAAGGAAGGATCACGAGTTGGCTGAATTCTTGATAGGCAAGCTTCAGGCTGGCCAAACAGCTCGATCCGAAGCCCTCTACTTGGTCTGCCCTCAAGTCTCACTAGAGAGCCTCCACATTTGCGTGTTTTCCGACCAGCTCCGTACTCCGATGGAGATATCGGTACCCGTAAAAATCTCACGCAACGAAATCACAATTACAGAAGACCACATCGACACCTATGACAACCAACATGCGACTTTTGGAGTTCCAACGGTGACTATGACTCCACCTTCTGGCAAATCCTGAGCCTACGACTAGTTCCTCCCCAAAACTAATTCATTACAAGGATCTCCTATGGCAATCGACCTCAAATCCCTCTCCCCGACTCAACTTCAGGCCCTGATTGAGAACGCCAGCTCCCAAATTCACCACGCGAAGGCAAGTCAGATTCAAGATATCCGAGCTAAGATTGACGACCTGCTCAGCAAGTCCGACCTGTCCATCGATGACGTCTATCCCGCTCGGGGAAAGGGTCGCGGCAACGCTGCAAAAGGCAGCAAGGGTTCCTCTGTTGCTCCGAAATACCGCAATCCTAGCGATCCCAGTCAAACCTGGTCAGGCCGTGGCCGACAACCCCTGTGGTTAGCTGCCGCCCTGAAGAAGCGTGGCTCTTCGATTGAGCAATTTTTGATTAAGGGTGCCTCAGTCAAGCGGACTGCGAAGAAGGCCACCCGGAAGAAAGTTAGGGCTTAACCTCCTCTTTTCCGGATAGCCAGACCCGAAGGGTCCAAGTGGTCATGGACGACCACCCAGGGAGAATCCAGTATCGATCTATGGGGGACTGACCCATCTCGAATGACCATTAAAAATCGATATTTTAGAACCAATCAAGGATATCTTGCGCTTAGAATCGCCTTGGCAGAAAATCATTGATTCAGTCCGGAGAAGTGATATGGAAATCAAGAATTTCATCGTACAACTCGCCATCTTTATTCCCTTGTATCTCCTTGGTATTCTTTCGACTGTACAAAGTGCAGACCCGACGTTGGGAAGCTCGATAAATCAGAAATACTTTAATAGTGAGCGAGACGAGGCCATCATCGTAAACGGTTTTTTTATCGTTCTTGTATCTGCGTTATCGATGTTTCACAACAAACATCTGGAAGTTGGCGTTACATTGTGGACGCTAGCGCTAGCAGTGGCGCTTCTCGAAATATTATTTCTATTTAAAAATCAACTAGATAAACGATGGAAATGGATCAACAGGGCCCTGCTCTGGCTAACCCTTCTGATAGAGCCAGCCACATGGCTCATTAAAGCGAGTACCTAAAAACAAGCCAGCCGTATACAATCAGGTTCAATACGTGAATGATGATGAGGTGATACTTTAAAAACCAGTGCGTCCGCATTTTATTTCCATCAGAAGTTTATCTTTATATAAATAAAAATTTTCAAAAGTCAATGGTCAGATAAAACCTGAATATGACACATGGGCGGAATGCGGTTACCTACCGTTGCTGAATTAGAGATGGAATTAAACGGAAGCGGCAAATCAGCCAAGCCTTCCTTGGCCCGGCTCGTATGGATCAATCCTCCCCAATCAGCATGATGGTCCCAACCGGTTCGCCTGCATCACCTGGCCCGATGACCATGTACAGGTTGACCTTGCAAACGTCTGCAATGCCATCAGGCAGCACAACGGTTTCAACTTCGAAATCGACTCGGTCAGGACGCTCAACGGATCCCTTCAACTGACGCTTGCGATGGGCCTTGGCTTCATTGATAGCTGCCAACAACACCATGTCTTCCCGAACGCGAAGAATGCTTTCAAGCTTTGGATCTGGGGCATTCCATGCAATGCACTCGGCATAGGCGCTTGCGGTGATGGCTACAGGGACTTTGAAACCCCAAGACTCCGCATTGGGTAGTGCAATCAGCACCCCATCCATCAAGGCATCGGAGCGGGTATAGGCGTAAATCAGATCTGCGTTGGTAAAAAGTGCGTCATGGTCGCTCATCGCTTTCTCTCTTGGTCATTGCTGGCCCGAGACGGGCAGCAGGTGGAAACTGCTGCCGATGGCAAACCCACTGCCTGCAATGAGGCGCGGTCAAGAGAGGAAGAGAGGAACTGGTGCGGGATAGAGCGAAGCGACCGACTCGGGTTCCGAACGACTCTTGACCGGACAAGCCGAATGGAAGGCCGCTTTTAGGCAAAAAGAAGCCCGCTCGAAAGCGGGCCTCCTTTTAGTTGCTGG from Dyella sp. GSA-30 includes the following:
- a CDS encoding branched-chain amino acid transaminase, which codes for MAQQYPEWIWQNGSIKPWQEATTHVMAHALHYGSSVFEGIRSYATPDGAAIFRLTDHLKRLYQSAKIYDMALPYSQDELAAACRDVVRKNGLNAAYLRPVAYRGLGGFGLSAETPIDVAVAAWPMGPYLGPEALESGIDACVSSWQRFAPNTIPAGAKAGGNYLSGQLIAREARRLGFGEGIALASSGLLSEGAGENLFLVFDGVLHTTPASASILAGITRDTLKTLAREDGIEVVERDIPREYLYLCDELLMCGTAAEITPIRSVDGKQIGSGKAGRVTRRLQELFFGLFSGKTSDQWGWLEPL
- a CDS encoding HAMP domain-containing sensor histidine kinase; the protein is MQSRRKLRFRLILSFALFGFGLSALFALASLDIRTRVEDQLITTSLQEEVDHLNQQVVDHPDRAPSFNIVKAYSWSDRTIYKAPLSWQTLDTGVHDIYEPGPDGRLHHYKLAVRRKDGVINFIQYDVSRDELGKQQLIISVVGAVFLFGLLSLALGLWLSRKVLKPVTELARRLRDFRKNGKAEPLAPHFADDEVGELALALDEYANRLTAMVERDREFNSDVSHELRTPLAVIASTTELLQGSPDLTDKLRERLKRIERASRQATELIEALLLLSRAERRGPTRGETTEVAKVASDVIESQRPQMRDKPLTIDLVERGTVSVNAPASVLSVALTNLIGNAIKYTLEGSVRVEVGDNKIEVIDTGPGIKPEDAERLFQRGVRGEGAGGSGAGLGLAIVRRLCELYGWDVSMRPRSDANGAIASIVFR
- a CDS encoding response regulator transcription factor, producing the protein MRVLIIEDNSDIATNIGDYLEDRGHTVDFAGDGVTGLHLAVVHDFDVIVLDLTLPGMDGLDVARKLRHEAHKQTPVLMLTARDALEQKLTGFESGADDYMTKPFALQELSARLEVLARRGKGPQSRVLKVGDLTYNLDTLTVTREGKSIQLNPIGLKLLQALMEASPSVVTRQDLEQRVWGEELPDSDSLRVHIHGLRAAIDKPFDKPLIHTRHGIGYRMVEPDAVQA
- the rimK gene encoding 30S ribosomal protein S6--L-glutamate ligase; protein product: MKIAILSRNARLYSTQRLVEVARERGHVVRVLDPLRCYVRIAPGDVAIRYKGKALRDIDAVIPRIGTSSTFYGTAVLRQLEMMGVYTPNPSDAVLRARDKLRCLQILSAQGLDMPVTVFGDNPDDTADVLAMLGEPPHVIKLNEGSQGTGVVLAEKRSASQSVIEAFRGLYANFLVQEFIGEAKGCDLRCFVVGRKVVAAMQRVASPGEFRANLHRGGTAVAAVLTAEEKRIAVKAAAALGLEIAGVDLLRSNRGALILEVNASPGLEGIEAATGVNVSQHIIQLLEQHAQAKRPVAKAVNGPVSAN
- a CDS encoding RimK/LysX family protein, which encodes MTPDVITLGWRERLALPELGIASLKVKLDTGARSSSLHVDALESFERDGETWLRFVVGTGPRQRIAVPCEARAHDRRRVKDTGGRHTERWFIRSEVMLAGQRFSVDINLTDRRHMLFPMLLGRTALLGRFAVDPALSYTQPRPVPAVVEAS
- a CDS encoding ATP-binding protein; protein product: MSNEQLIERLLYSSEGDALDFKLRQYKFASATEEEKSELLKDILAFANSWRDSPAHIVIGIRDGTKEIDGLDTDIDEASVQQFVNAKANKPVRFSYDVVDFKGKRIGLFTIHVQERPFYLGKQYGKLKANTVYVRRGSSTVEADPDEIAKMGRSASSSSAPKLRLRLISTGREETIFDQILFNYTEFLVNRSSPLRDYHGKNPSTLAYLSPGSNSNYYREMAVYLRERYGRIGFYIEIHNSGDTFADDVRIQLHAQSSQGFGLKGTDDFRDRPQSSSLAAQIRAIQGPMVLKNRPLKIESRKDHELAEFLIGKLQAGQTARSEALYLVCPQVSLESLHICVFSDQLRTPMEISVPVKISRNEITITEDHIDTYDNQHATFGVPTVTMTPPSGKS
- a CDS encoding H-NS histone family protein → MAIDLKSLSPTQLQALIENASSQIHHAKASQIQDIRAKIDDLLSKSDLSIDDVYPARGKGRGNAAKGSKGSSVAPKYRNPSDPSQTWSGRGRQPLWLAAALKKRGSSIEQFLIKGASVKRTAKKATRKKVRA
- a CDS encoding DUF6573 family protein, with amino-acid sequence MSDHDALFTNADLIYAYTRSDALMDGVLIALPNAESWGFKVPVAITASAYAECIAWNAPDPKLESILRVREDMVLLAAINEAKAHRKRQLKGSVERPDRVDFEVETVVLPDGIADVCKVNLYMVIGPGDAGEPVGTIMLIGED